The sequence TGTCAAAGGAAAAGTTCTAAGTGCTACGGTTGCACAATTATCCTTACGCCGCTACCGGCAAAGTGTTGGTTTACCTGCTTCCGTAACACCCCACGCTTTGCGGCATACGTGTGCAACTCATTTAATGCAAGAAAGTTCTGATTTACGGGGGATTCAAGAATTATTAGGTCACGCAAGCCTATCTTCCACGCAAATCTATACTCAAATAGATCAGCGCCAACTTCTGCAGGCCTTTACGAAGGCTCATCCGCGCAGTCGGTCAGACTAAACCTTAGCCATCTTTACCACCGTTAATATCGCGTTGGAGATCCAGGGCCCGTTGATGGCTTGGCGATCCTTTGGGTAGCGTCTTGATGGCGAGAGCTACTTTGGACTTTGCAAGGTCATTATCACCTTTTGTAAAAGCTTCTTCTGCCATCGCAAGGGAGGCCTCTCCCATGTTATTACTCTTTCCCTCGGCAATTGCTAACAGGCGCCACGCAAAAGAATTATCCGGATCTTTTTGAGTGATGGGCTGCAATAACGTCTTGGCGCGGGCTTCTTTATTCGGTTGCTTCGATTCAAGAATTGCATGGGCTAACATGACTTTTAGGTACTTGGCTTGGGGGCGTTTTTTTGATGCTTTTTCGAGCATATCAATGGCTTCATTAATTTTGCCAGTATCAAATAAGATCTGTCCTTTCATTTCATAATACCAACCGCTATCCGTTGTTCGGATGAGAGAATCAAGTTCAGCCATGGCTTCTTGATACCGTCCTAGACGATAGAAGGCAATTGCTTTAGCATATTGTTGTCCTTCAGCTGATAACTTCTTCTGGGATAATTGCTTTAATAGAGTTTCAGGAGGATCAAAGAACCCAAGAACTTTACCGCGTAAGCGTTGGAAATTGGCTTCGATAGCGGCCGACGGCCCTTGATTTTCGGTTGCTGATGCATGATCCTGAACGGCTTGAATACGCTCGCTGGTCATCGGGTGAGACATCGCATAAGGGCTAACTTGTTGGGCATATAAAGCTGTTTTGCTATCAATGATTTTGAAAAAGTCACGCATACCGGTGACCCCCCATCCCAGAGTGTCGAGATATTTCATTGCCGCTTGGTCAGCTGACGATTCTTGAGTACGGCTATATTTTAGCATGCTCCGTTCAAAAGCGTGACCACTGCCGTAAAGGCCAGCCGCCAGCAAAGATGGATTCCCGGTTGCCAGGGCTAAGGCTCCCCCTAAAATTAAAGCTGTTCCTGCCGGAATCATTGCTTCGGTCATGGCTTGATCCATCCGCGATACGTGGCCGCCGGCAATGTGGCCAACTTCGTGAGCCAGCACGCCCAAGAGTTGAGACGCATTTTCACAACGGGCAATCAAACCAGTCTGAATCATGATGACACCGCCCACGGTGGCAGCTGCGTTAATTTCTGAGTTAACAATCAAATAAATTTTGGGGGTATGGTCCTTTAAGCCGGCAACTTTAAAAAGTTGATTTATCCAGCCGGTCAGTAATTCCTCTACTTCATCATCCACAATAACTGAGTTTTGTTTAAATTCAATAATAGCGTTCGCAATTAGCGGAAAAAGTAAACTTAAGGCAAGAAAAATACGGGCGATCATTGGACTACTCGGTAAACCAATCAGTTTTATTGAATTAATCATGACACAGATATGGATATTAGACAAACCCAAGTCAATAATCCTTTTTCGTAATTGTAATTTTTTAGCTAAAAAATTAAAATATTAGTTAAATAAATCTAAAATTTAATAAAATAAATGTAATTAAAAACATACTCGAAAATAATTAATTATAAAGTTCATTGAATTATTTTTCAGAAATGGTGAAAAAAACAAAAAAACAGCATTTTAGGGGCTTGAAAAAGTCTTAATAAAGTATTAAAACCTCTTTCAGATTGTTGTTCTTTCGACCAAAGCCCTCGTTATTCATGTAATTTCGGGGGCTTTATTATGGGGTAAAAATATGGCTGTTTTTCGTAAAATTATTTCTTCTCTGGTGCTTGTTTCTTATATCAAGATGTTGGTGGTAACATCCTTTGCGATGGAACAGCCCCACCAATTCAGAATTCAAATTGATCGACAATTGGATAAGCAGAATCAGCTAGAGATTCTTAATCTTAGCCTTAGCCAGAAAAAGCAAAACGAAGATAGCTACGAAACCATCGACCATGACTTTGTGAATTTTATCCAGCATGAGTTTTCACCAAATACCTTGCCACGTTATGATGGAATTGAGGCCATTGAATGGAATACGTCTACTTTTGGAAAAATTGTTGTTGGCTATGATGGCCAAATTACTTTGGCTGGCATTGAGATCCCAACCGACACCTTCGAAATCCAAACGCCAGGCATGGTCTTGTTGCAAAACTGCTCTATTCATACTCTCATCTTAGAAAGTTATGGCTCTATATTGATGGGGGGAAGTACGCTGAAGAAAGTGACGGCATCCCATGATGCCAACGCGGGTATAATTGTGCGCGGCAGCAGTCCCGATACCTTAGCCAACTTATCCTTAGTAAGTGGCCATTTGCATAATGCCGGTATCCTTCATCTTAAAGGACAAAACCGTTGGGATTTGGGTAGCAATGCCTTCGTTAATTACAATCAACTATGTCTTGAGTCTGGGGCTTCTTTGCAAATTGTGAAGGCTCTCACAATCATCAATTTAAATAAGATTAAGGGGGATGATATTAGCGTGACCTCCCCTTATCAAAAAGGGTTGCCTCAAAAGGCTGACGATGGCAGTGCTGTATTACAAAAATTAATGGCTCTACAAGCATATAGTCAAACCTTAGCTACTGCTTTAGAGGAAAGTGGTCTTGTTGACAGCTCTGTTCCGGAGGATTTAAAAGGCGTTTACCCTATCCTTGGCGGTGTTGTAAACACAAAGCAGTTTCATGCAAAAAAGGGCAGTTTTTTTTGCTCAGAGATTGTTAACCATAAGAGGGCTTCTTTTAAAATTACTGATTCACCGTGGTTTCTAATTAAAAAAATTAAAAATGGAGGCCACTTTGTTTTAGGAAGTAACGATCAGCTCTCCACTGGGTCTATTCCCTATTTGGTGAATAAAGGAACCTTTGATTGTTCAATCAATTTAACGTTAGGTCGCTTAAAAACCTATTCATCAAGCTGCATCCGATTTTCTTCTAAACAATATCTTTCGGTTAAGTCACCGTTTAAACTGTATGGAACAATGGTAGGAAGCGGAGAATTGCAGTTAGCCGGGGCAGGCGAGAACTTTGGCCATATTGTTCTCAACGGACAGACAGATAATGCATCAGCCATCCTTAATCTTGTGGGGGCCAATCCTGGCCTCACCAATCATGGAACGATTTCCAGTACCAGTCCTTTGACCGTAACGGGCCGGGGAAAGCTTGAGAATCACAAAACCATCGAAGCGCCGACCTTAAAGCTTGAGGTTCCCACGGTTCAAAATGATGGACTGATGAATGGGGACATTGTCGAGGTTCGCTCCCCTGACCTGGATAATACTAAGGGTGATATTCATGCGGCACAAAAAGTGAGCATTTTGAGCGCTCGTCTTAAAAATACCCAAGGAAAAATTCATGCAGCCGATGATGTGATTTTGCAAACGGCTGACCTTGATAATAAGAGAGGAAGCATCAGCGGCCTAAAGAATACAAATGTCTATATGAATTCTCCTAAATTTACTAATAAAGGCGGCGAAATTGGCGCTAAGGGCATAACCAACCTTGTATTTGATAACGTATCTAATATTGAAGAGTTGGGCACCATCAAAGGAAATAAGATTGGGCTGCGTGATCGTTCACCGTCTCAGAATTTAACTTTACAGAATGGAACTGTCGCGGCTGACACCTATAGTGTTATCTATGGCACCCATCTTACCGGCACGAATCTTGATTTTCAAACGCCGAGCTTATATTTATATCTCTCGTCTTGGACATTAAATGATCAAATTAATTGCGAGCGAACACTTTGGGAATGTAGCCCCCAAAAAGATCTAGAATTTAATCACCCTTATCGCACCCGCGGCACTTTTGAAATCTGGCTGAATACTTTTAAAAATCGGCAGGAGGTTGTCCAGGAATGGACAAGGTTGTATGGGGATAAAAGCCAGCCCCTTGCGGAGCCGAAGCACACCATTCGCCTTAACGCTAGTATCCAAGCCGATAAAGGGATGAGAGTGTATGCCCCTGAAGCTACTTTGGAGATACCGGATAATCAGCAAGACAGAGCGACAGAATTATTATTTAAGGACGGTAACGTTGATGCTCTGATCAGTAAATTTGATATGGAACGGGGGGTAATGAGTGCCTTAAATGTCGACAGTTGGGCAGCTCATGGTCACTTTATTGGGCGGTTAGTCGAAGATCCGACGCGCATCGGATTAGCAACATTTTATAGTAATCGCCAATCGGGTGCATCCTCCTCTAACATAGGATCTTATAATTCAGCCAAGAGCTGTGAAATATTTGGCAAATCTGTTCCTACTTTTTATGATGGTCGGCATCTTCAGGTTTTGCCCGTTTATACCACCAACGGAACTGCATTCGACATAAAACAGCAAACTTCCTTCACAGGCCATATGATTTTACAGGGAACCCTTAAAAGTCATGATTTAATCCTTGATTCTTCAACTCTGTCAAAAGGCACAGCCTGTTCGTTAGATATTGCTAATAATTTATTTTTTAAAAATGGAGGGGGGCTTCAACTCAATCGAGTGGAAAGTAAAGCGCATCATCATTATTATAGTATACAAGCGGGGCATAATTATTTGTCCTGGTGGGTAAGAACTTATACCCACTGTCATAGCGATGCTGCCAGTTTAGAAGTCCAAGGAACGATTGATGCAGATAGGTCGACGCCTCTAACTCTGATCGGCTCGACGTGGTATGCAAAAGTTATGACTCCTCATATAAAGCACACAGACTCTCCTCTTACTTGTAGTTATTTTCAAAAATTCTATGATCGGGCCGCGTGCGAAAGAGAAGGTTTTCTGACCGCCCAATATAGCGGTAGACTCCGACATAGTGGAGTGACAATTGCACAGAATTACCACTTCCCTAACCCTATGGACAATACGGGATACGCTGCGCCAAACAGTCCGCACAGTTATGCCGTCGGTTTCTTGAGGAAAACTAACAACTTTGAAGGCGCCCAGGCAGTTTTCCCCAGTTATAAGAGTGCTTCCACAGGAATTATTGCATCTACAGCCGAGGAGTCATCAAGCCAAACGGTGGATGCCTCCATCAGCACCCCCTTCATGTTGGTTACCATGGGCAGTGGTAATTTAGCTTTAGGCAGCCCAAATCCTTATTACATCGCGCCAAAAAACCCGATTCAGGATTTGATGGCGAAGGGATTCAACCTTCAAACAACTTATATTGCACCCAACCTCAAAGAACTGATTGGTCAAGCTCACTCATCACAAATCTTCTTTAAAATGCATGAGCGTTTCTGGTTTGATAGTGAGAAAGCAGAGCAGTTCTATCGTGATATTTACGATCATGTCCATATTGTTAGTGCGTCTGGTCTAAAAAAGCTAAACGGTCCGACTATTTTTTCCATTAGTCCCGGCTTCTTAATTGATCGGGTCCGCAAGTCTTGCCAAGAGACTTTAATGCGCGGTTATATCTATGACAATCAAGCCATTGATGAAGAGTGCGTTAAACAATTGCACCGAAATGCGACGGAGTATGTAAGTCAATTAAAAGGAGACACGGCTGACGCCCCTCAAACTTTGGTAACCCTAGCATCCTCTCTCTCTCAGCGGTGGCCAGATAAACCGGTTATCTTTTATGAGGCAGGAAGTAGCCAAGGGGTAGAAGAACTTTCTCCGAAAATAGTATTCCCATTGTCCATGATGCAGAATGCCCGGGCTGAGCGCGGTGGCTTGAGTCGGATTAATGTGCTGGCCATTTTACCAGCGTCCATGACACCGCAGCAGATGATCGAATCTTACAAAGACGACCCGCTCCTGCAAAGGGCTTTGCTTAACCATTTTGAAGGTCACCCTGAGACCGTCACTCAGTTAGAACACCAAGCTCAACGCCATCAACAACGCCTGTTAACTTACAATCCGGAGTGGTCGCCAACCGAAAGTGATTTATCGTTAATACCGTCTTCGTCGTCTAGCGCGGTATCCTCGTCGATGCAATCGACCGCCTCATCCAGTTCCGGCTTGGGGTCTGTGACTTTGTATGGAACCTTCCGTTCCGACCAAGTCGGGATCATCAATGAAGGACCCGTCAACATCTATGCCACTATAGAAGCTGAAAATGCCTTCCTGGCCTCTTTGTACGACAATGTGATCTTAGAATCGAGGAAAGAGCGCCTTTATCGGGATGCGGAAAACTTTATTGAACATATCCCTGTCCCCGCCCGTGTTGCAGTGCAAAATATTCTCAAAATTTACAGTGGTCAGAGTGTGATCATGATCGGGGCGCAAACCGATTCTAGCGTGATGACGCATATTAAGGCGCTAGCGGATATTATTGATGTGCCAGTTGAGCTTCTAACACAACATATAGAGTATTTTACGAGTCGTAAGAAAAAAGGTCGCATTCAAACCAATACGTCAACGGCGGTGGCCTCTCGGCATACGACTAGGGGGCGATTTGTTGGGGAAGCCGGCCATAATCTCATTGCACAAAAGACCGCGGTTGAGGCACGTCAAATTGATATGGTCGCCGGCAACAATGTTGAGTTTCGAGATGCTCATGATAGCATCACAATTCAAGGGACTATCACTGGTAAGGGCTCGTTCGGTAAGAAAAAGAAATGCCAGTTTACTGAACAAACCCAGACATCCTTTGGGGTGACTCTTAAAGCCGACGTTGTTAACGTCACGGCTGTCACTGGTACTATTACCGCCACCAATCCGACCTTTGAAGCGATTGAAACGAACCTCAAAGCCCTCGAAGGACTGGTCTCCATTCTGTTGGGTGTGAACAATCATTGCTTTAGCTCAATGAAAAGCAGTAACAGTTCTGTGTGGAACCGCATGGGCCAACGCACGGAAGAGCATACAACCTATGCGCGACCGAAGTTCACCGGCACCGTCAATATTGAATCCCGAGAAAGCTTAGTGCAATTGGTGGATGGTCAAGCCAATGCGTTCTTTGACCATATCAAGCAACAGGGTGGCGTGCTGGAGAAGAAATTCTTAGCAGAGCTGCACAAGAGTGAGTATAAAAAGGTCCAGGGCCCGGGCCAAGCGCTGATGGCCGTGATCGCTGTTGCTGTGTCCATTGTGACCTGTGGGGCGGGGGCGGCGCTTGCAACCGGCAGCACATTCTTGGCTGGCAATGCGACGGCCATTGCGATGCTGGATGTGGCTGTCAGTTCGGTGGCAACCCAGTTTACCGTCGGCACCCTGCAGAATGGCGGTAATTTCCTTAAAGGTGCCAAGACCCTTGTGAATAAAGACTATATTCGCTCCTTGGGGGTCTCTCTTGTCACGGCAGGGATTACTGCTAAAATTGGCGGTGCGTATGGCATTCAAAAGCCAGACGCTAACTTTATCAAAATCGCAAGCAATCCTCAATTGTTGGCGGCCCACTTCCAGTACAATTTATTGAACCAAACGGTGAACACAGCCGTTCGCACAACGCTTGGCAAGGAAAGCTTTAAGGGGGCGCTGGCTGAAGGGGCTAAATCTGTTGCGGTGGATACGGCAGCGGCGTTTGCCGCCAACAAGATCGGGCAATGGTATGCTAAGGGGGAAGTTAATCCTCTCGAGCAGAAAGCCCTGCATTTTGGAGTTGGATTCAGTATGGGCTTAGCAGCGCATGGCCGAGTGGATGAAGCTTTAACAGCGGGGGGTGCGGCGGTTCTATCCGAGACAATGGCCGAAGGCATTGTAGGCGATCATGAGTCTCTAACCGAGCAAGCAAGACAGGATGTTCAACAGGAAGGCAGGCCTTTAACCCAAGAGAATATCGACAAGGCTTCTCAGGTCCGCCGGCAAAAGGCAGCAAACTGGGCCAAGCTTGGTACAGCTGTGACAGCGTTGGCAACCCGTACCAATGTTGATGTTGCCGTCCGCGCAGCCACCAATGCGGTTGAGAATAATTTCCTGACCACCAGCGTCTTATATGGCAGGTCGGATGATGCATTTGCCGAGATGTTTGAGAGAAATCTTGAGGAAGAGGAAAAACGGGGCAAAGACGATAAAGGGCCAGAGACAGAAGAGCGGGGTCGCAGCCGAGAGCGTGATCCTCGGTCTCATCAGAGTAAAAGCCAAAGTCCTCCGCGACGGGCCGATGCTAGCTTTGAAAAGTTTAACCGCATGGTATCTGGAAGCCGCGACGCTCTATATGACGGCCAAAAGCGTTTCAGGAACGGTGAGCGGACTATGGAAACCTTCTTAAAGGCTCACGGTGCTGATTGGCTTGATACCTTTGGGTATGCAGTAAAAGGTGCAGATTTTCTGACTGGTGGAGCAGTTTCTCAGGCTGGAAAATTGATGGGAGATATTTCTGAAGGAGCGAATACTAAAATCCGTCGGAATGTACGAGAACTGACGGGGAATCAATATTGGGCTCAAGAGGCAGGCGACTATGCGACATTCTTAGGCTCCTTTTTCGTTCCGGGGCCGGCAGCAGCCGCTAAAGCGACTCAACTTCTTACGATGGGTAAAATAGCTAGCGCCACGGCGAAGTTAGTCAGGCGTATCCGAATGGCTGACGCGCTGGATTTAGCAGGGATCAGCCAGGCTCCCACCTCCAAGTTTATTTATCAACAGTATGGCAAGAGCCAGCCTATCAAGAAGACATTGACTCGGATAGCAAATGAAAACCGAGCTCCTTTTACAGCTCAGAGGTCGGCTAATGCGAATCGTTTTTATGACGAGATGCGAGCCGTGGCGAATGGCAGCACAGTCCATCAGTCGACGCCAAGCCTCTCTCATGCGCCTCGGATGTCCAGTGGTAGTAGTAGCGGCGGTAATCCTTCTACCAGGGTTGGGGCAAGTTCTAGCGCCAGTGGTCAGGGCGCTTCATCCAGCATGAGACAGGGAACAAACGGGGGCAGTACTCGAGGAGACACCTCGCTGGGTCGTAATCTCATCACCGGTGAGCTGGAACCAAAAGGGAAGGGGAAAGTTGATACTCAGCCTACTATTCCATATGTAGCAAAGCAGCCTAAGTCAAACTCATTAAATGCGACGAATTCTTCAAATAATGCGACTGCTAAGCCTATGGTGCGGCGTGCTCCAGAGTTTCCAGGCGGAAGTGTGACTGAATCAGAATTTTTAAACTTTGCAGAGCAATATCTAGGTAGTGGCTATTCAAGCTTACCTAACGGACGTTACATATCGCAAGATGGCTTAAGGCAAGTAAGATATGGTAGGCATGAAGTTACAAGTTCTAGACATCATGGGCACTTTGAAGCATATAATAAACCTGGCGGTAACATTATTGAAAATACAGTTGTTGAAATTTTACCGGATTAAAGAAAATGGATTTTAAAATAATTAAACGTGTTTTTTTGAACGACACTCAAGGCGCAATTAAAACCAAACATATGGTTTATGGAAAAGTGATGACGAAACCCTATCAATTGCAGATTATACAGTATCCTGGAGAGAAGAATGTATATCTCTTCTATTGCGATAAGGAAGGGCATGAAATTACCGATTCCTTTCATGAAAATATCCAAGATGCCATGTCTCAAGCGGAATGGGAGTTTGATATTAGAGAAAGCGATTGGGAGGATGGATAGGAGTTAATC is a genomic window of Candidatus Paracaedibacter acanthamoebae containing:
- a CDS encoding M48 family metalloprotease encodes the protein MGLSNIHICVMINSIKLIGLPSSPMIARIFLALSLLFPLIANAIIEFKQNSVIVDDEVEELLTGWINQLFKVAGLKDHTPKIYLIVNSEINAAATVGGVIMIQTGLIARCENASQLLGVLAHEVGHIAGGHVSRMDQAMTEAMIPAGTALILGGALALATGNPSLLAAGLYGSGHAFERSMLKYSRTQESSADQAAMKYLDTLGWGVTGMRDFFKIIDSKTALYAQQVSPYAMSHPMTSERIQAVQDHASATENQGPSAAIEANFQRLRGKVLGFFDPPETLLKQLSQKKLSAEGQQYAKAIAFYRLGRYQEAMAELDSLIRTTDSGWYYEMKGQILFDTGKINEAIDMLEKASKKRPQAKYLKVMLAHAILESKQPNKEARAKTLLQPITQKDPDNSFAWRLLAIAEGKSNNMGEASLAMAEEAFTKGDNDLAKSKVALAIKTLPKGSPSHQRALDLQRDINGGKDG
- a CDS encoding DUF637 domain-containing protein, which encodes MAVFRKIISSLVLVSYIKMLVVTSFAMEQPHQFRIQIDRQLDKQNQLEILNLSLSQKKQNEDSYETIDHDFVNFIQHEFSPNTLPRYDGIEAIEWNTSTFGKIVVGYDGQITLAGIEIPTDTFEIQTPGMVLLQNCSIHTLILESYGSILMGGSTLKKVTASHDANAGIIVRGSSPDTLANLSLVSGHLHNAGILHLKGQNRWDLGSNAFVNYNQLCLESGASLQIVKALTIINLNKIKGDDISVTSPYQKGLPQKADDGSAVLQKLMALQAYSQTLATALEESGLVDSSVPEDLKGVYPILGGVVNTKQFHAKKGSFFCSEIVNHKRASFKITDSPWFLIKKIKNGGHFVLGSNDQLSTGSIPYLVNKGTFDCSINLTLGRLKTYSSSCIRFSSKQYLSVKSPFKLYGTMVGSGELQLAGAGENFGHIVLNGQTDNASAILNLVGANPGLTNHGTISSTSPLTVTGRGKLENHKTIEAPTLKLEVPTVQNDGLMNGDIVEVRSPDLDNTKGDIHAAQKVSILSARLKNTQGKIHAADDVILQTADLDNKRGSISGLKNTNVYMNSPKFTNKGGEIGAKGITNLVFDNVSNIEELGTIKGNKIGLRDRSPSQNLTLQNGTVAADTYSVIYGTHLTGTNLDFQTPSLYLYLSSWTLNDQINCERTLWECSPQKDLEFNHPYRTRGTFEIWLNTFKNRQEVVQEWTRLYGDKSQPLAEPKHTIRLNASIQADKGMRVYAPEATLEIPDNQQDRATELLFKDGNVDALISKFDMERGVMSALNVDSWAAHGHFIGRLVEDPTRIGLATFYSNRQSGASSSNIGSYNSAKSCEIFGKSVPTFYDGRHLQVLPVYTTNGTAFDIKQQTSFTGHMILQGTLKSHDLILDSSTLSKGTACSLDIANNLFFKNGGGLQLNRVESKAHHHYYSIQAGHNYLSWWVRTYTHCHSDAASLEVQGTIDADRSTPLTLIGSTWYAKVMTPHIKHTDSPLTCSYFQKFYDRAACEREGFLTAQYSGRLRHSGVTIAQNYHFPNPMDNTGYAAPNSPHSYAVGFLRKTNNFEGAQAVFPSYKSASTGIIASTAEESSSQTVDASISTPFMLVTMGSGNLALGSPNPYYIAPKNPIQDLMAKGFNLQTTYIAPNLKELIGQAHSSQIFFKMHERFWFDSEKAEQFYRDIYDHVHIVSASGLKKLNGPTIFSISPGFLIDRVRKSCQETLMRGYIYDNQAIDEECVKQLHRNATEYVSQLKGDTADAPQTLVTLASSLSQRWPDKPVIFYEAGSSQGVEELSPKIVFPLSMMQNARAERGGLSRINVLAILPASMTPQQMIESYKDDPLLQRALLNHFEGHPETVTQLEHQAQRHQQRLLTYNPEWSPTESDLSLIPSSSSSAVSSSMQSTASSSSGLGSVTLYGTFRSDQVGIINEGPVNIYATIEAENAFLASLYDNVILESRKERLYRDAENFIEHIPVPARVAVQNILKIYSGQSVIMIGAQTDSSVMTHIKALADIIDVPVELLTQHIEYFTSRKKKGRIQTNTSTAVASRHTTRGRFVGEAGHNLIAQKTAVEARQIDMVAGNNVEFRDAHDSITIQGTITGKGSFGKKKKCQFTEQTQTSFGVTLKADVVNVTAVTGTITATNPTFEAIETNLKALEGLVSILLGVNNHCFSSMKSSNSSVWNRMGQRTEEHTTYARPKFTGTVNIESRESLVQLVDGQANAFFDHIKQQGGVLEKKFLAELHKSEYKKVQGPGQALMAVIAVAVSIVTCGAGAALATGSTFLAGNATAIAMLDVAVSSVATQFTVGTLQNGGNFLKGAKTLVNKDYIRSLGVSLVTAGITAKIGGAYGIQKPDANFIKIASNPQLLAAHFQYNLLNQTVNTAVRTTLGKESFKGALAEGAKSVAVDTAAAFAANKIGQWYAKGEVNPLEQKALHFGVGFSMGLAAHGRVDEALTAGGAAVLSETMAEGIVGDHESLTEQARQDVQQEGRPLTQENIDKASQVRRQKAANWAKLGTAVTALATRTNVDVAVRAATNAVENNFLTTSVLYGRSDDAFAEMFERNLEEEEKRGKDDKGPETEERGRSRERDPRSHQSKSQSPPRRADASFEKFNRMVSGSRDALYDGQKRFRNGERTMETFLKAHGADWLDTFGYAVKGADFLTGGAVSQAGKLMGDISEGANTKIRRNVRELTGNQYWAQEAGDYATFLGSFFVPGPAAAAKATQLLTMGKIASATAKLVRRIRMADALDLAGISQAPTSKFIYQQYGKSQPIKKTLTRIANENRAPFTAQRSANANRFYDEMRAVANGSTVHQSTPSLSHAPRMSSGSSSGGNPSTRVGASSSASGQGASSSMRQGTNGGSTRGDTSLGRNLITGELEPKGKGKVDTQPTIPYVAKQPKSNSLNATNSSNNATAKPMVRRAPEFPGGSVTESEFLNFAEQYLGSGYSSLPNGRYISQDGLRQVRYGRHEVTSSRHHGHFEAYNKPGGNIIENTVVEILPD